One stretch of Planctomycetaceae bacterium DNA includes these proteins:
- a CDS encoding MerR family transcriptional regulator: MNEPGKTTLMRLSAAAAAAGVSPATLEYYILLGLVCPLRQGQRRLFDQKLVRRVRLIRRLNRTGYTLRDIAQTYLSRR, encoded by the coding sequence ATGAACGAGCCAGGCAAGACGACGCTGATGCGGCTCTCTGCCGCCGCGGCGGCGGCTGGTGTGAGCCCCGCGACATTGGAATATTACATCCTGCTGGGGCTGGTGTGTCCGCTGCGCCAGGGGCAGCGGCGGTTGTTCGATCAGAAGCTGGTCCGGCGGGTGCGGTTGATCCGGCGGCTGAACCGTACCGGATACACGCTGCGCGACATTGCCCAGACGTACCTGTCACGGCGGTAA